The following proteins are co-located in the Haloplanus sp. HW8-1 genome:
- a CDS encoding Rieske (2Fe-2S) protein, protein MDADRRITSLASVPRDTTFLCTVRRTETEELREAVLVRTAERDVHGWLNYCRHLLDVRLDKGSGAPMRDGELVCANHGAYFEADSGFCTFGPCEGATLEAVDVTVEDGAVYLTDDNYEFVATGSLDDGGPASSSPVEF, encoded by the coding sequence ATGGACGCCGACCGACGGATCACGTCGCTGGCTTCGGTCCCCCGGGATACGACCTTTCTCTGTACCGTCCGCCGAACCGAGACGGAGGAACTGCGGGAGGCGGTGCTCGTCCGCACGGCCGAGCGTGACGTCCACGGCTGGCTGAACTACTGCCGACACCTGCTCGACGTGCGCCTGGACAAGGGCTCCGGCGCGCCGATGCGCGACGGCGAACTCGTCTGTGCGAACCACGGCGCCTACTTCGAGGCCGACAGCGGTTTCTGTACGTTCGGTCCCTGTGAAGGCGCGACCCTCGAAGCCGTCGACGTGACCGTCGAGGACGGGGCGGTCTACCTGACCGACGACAACTACGAGTTCGTCGCCACCGGGTCGCTCGACGACGGCGGCCCCGCCTCGTCGTCGCCCGTCGAGTTCTGA
- a CDS encoding aminotransferase class IV: MQYHVDGHLVDADDAALPLDDRAVTLGDAVTDTVRVYEGTPFAWETHVGRLFDACTALGFDPGVGAAALRERIETTLAANDLADALVRVSITRGRGDDVDPAAALPDAARLRPPNDPDPSVVVVADPAPESDAPPTLQTVHVRAIPPDAVPAAPLTHCRLDAVCAQAALRRAAPPDGDPADEALLLDADGHLVSGTVCDLGFVDGEAVRLPALGDRMARTATRSVVRELARDEGLPVADGAYTPADVRGAEEAFVVGPSVGIRPLARLDGVPVGGGPVTDLLSRRFADRVASTCGRGREL, translated from the coding sequence ATGCAGTACCACGTCGACGGTCACCTCGTCGACGCCGACGACGCCGCGCTTCCCCTCGACGACCGCGCGGTCACCCTCGGCGACGCCGTGACCGACACCGTTCGCGTCTACGAGGGGACGCCCTTCGCGTGGGAGACCCACGTCGGCCGTCTGTTCGACGCCTGTACGGCCCTCGGATTCGACCCGGGCGTCGGCGCCGCCGCCCTCCGGGAGCGGATCGAGACGACCCTCGCGGCGAACGACCTCGCGGACGCGCTGGTCCGCGTCTCGATCACCCGTGGGCGTGGCGACGACGTGGACCCCGCCGCGGCGCTCCCCGACGCCGCACGGCTCCGCCCCCCGAACGATCCCGACCCGTCGGTCGTCGTCGTCGCCGACCCCGCCCCGGAGTCGGACGCGCCGCCGACGCTACAGACGGTCCACGTCCGCGCGATTCCGCCCGACGCGGTGCCGGCGGCACCGCTCACGCACTGCCGCCTCGACGCAGTGTGTGCACAGGCGGCGCTCCGGCGCGCGGCACCACCGGACGGCGATCCGGCCGACGAGGCGTTGCTCCTCGACGCCGACGGTCATCTCGTGAGCGGGACGGTCTGTGACCTCGGGTTCGTCGACGGCGAGGCCGTTCGACTGCCGGCGCTCGGCGACCGGATGGCCCGGACCGCCACGCGTTCGGTCGTCCGCGAACTCGCGCGCGACGAGGGACTGCCGGTCGCCGACGGCGCCTACACGCCCGCCGACGTGCGCGGGGCCGAGGAGGCGTTCGTCGTGGGACCGTCCGTGGGGATCCGACCGCTGGCCCGCCTCGACGGCGTCCCGGTGGGTGGCGGCCCAGTCACCGACCTACTCTCCCGCCGCTTCGCGGATCGGGTCGCGTCGACCTGTGGCCGAGGACGTGAGCTATAA
- a CDS encoding helix-hairpin-helix domain-containing protein — MGILDTLLSLIGLDGSSSEDGRRETTVSVERDRVETESEAAVKGAAPDDEAAAAGTDAAASTDSLVDGDGAAAAAEPAEATGPDADDGETELETVEAESVGETTGEHEAVETAESVEVIKGIGPAYAERLAKVGVESVADLAAADAEELAAEVDLSEKRVGRWIDRATDR, encoded by the coding sequence ATGGGTATCCTGGATACGCTGCTGTCGTTGATCGGACTGGACGGCTCGTCGTCCGAGGACGGACGACGCGAGACGACCGTCAGCGTCGAGCGCGATCGCGTCGAGACCGAGTCGGAGGCGGCCGTCAAAGGGGCCGCCCCCGACGACGAGGCGGCGGCTGCCGGAACGGATGCCGCCGCCTCGACCGACTCGCTCGTCGACGGGGACGGCGCCGCCGCCGCGGCCGAACCCGCCGAGGCGACCGGGCCGGATGCCGACGACGGCGAGACGGAACTCGAGACGGTCGAGGCCGAGTCGGTCGGCGAGACGACCGGCGAGCACGAGGCGGTCGAGACCGCCGAATCGGTCGAAGTGATCAAGGGAATCGGTCCCGCGTACGCCGAGCGACTCGCGAAGGTCGGCGTCGAGTCGGTGGCCGACCTCGCGGCCGCGGACGCCGAGGAACTCGCCGCGGAGGTCGATCTCTCGGAGAAGCGCGTCGGCCGCTGGATCGACCGCGCCACCGACCGCTGA
- a CDS encoding shikimate dehydrogenase translates to MHVYGLIGNPVGHSLSPPMHEAAYRELDMDARYVTFEPDTDAVARAVDGAAALGLDGLNVTIPFKRDVLDLVEPDDLAARIGAVNTIDFSTSPPRGYNTDAAGVRRAFAHHDVRISGADAVVVGAGGAGRAVAFTLAETCGTVHVANRTEERARSLAADVRSELPSATVTAGGLDTLADRVPAADLLVNATSVGMDKDETPVAAELLHADLAVLDAVYSPIETRLLREAAAAGATTLDGAWMLLFQGVVAFEHWTGRDAPVDAMNAALRSGLR, encoded by the coding sequence ATGCACGTCTACGGACTGATCGGCAACCCGGTCGGCCACTCGCTCTCGCCGCCGATGCACGAGGCGGCGTACCGCGAACTCGACATGGACGCCAGATACGTCACCTTCGAACCCGACACGGACGCCGTCGCCCGCGCCGTCGACGGGGCGGCGGCCCTCGGCCTCGACGGCCTCAACGTCACCATCCCGTTCAAGCGGGACGTCCTCGACCTGGTCGAACCCGACGACCTCGCGGCGCGGATCGGCGCGGTCAACACCATCGACTTCTCCACCTCGCCCCCTCGCGGCTACAACACCGACGCCGCCGGCGTCCGTCGCGCGTTCGCCCACCACGACGTCCGGATCTCGGGCGCCGATGCGGTCGTCGTCGGCGCCGGCGGTGCCGGCCGCGCCGTCGCCTTCACGCTCGCGGAGACGTGCGGGACGGTCCACGTCGCCAATCGGACCGAGGAGCGGGCGCGGTCGCTCGCGGCCGACGTGCGGAGCGAACTCCCGTCGGCGACGGTGACGGCCGGCGGCCTCGATACGCTCGCCGACCGGGTTCCCGCGGCGGACCTGCTGGTCAACGCCACGAGCGTCGGGATGGACAAGGACGAGACGCCGGTGGCCGCGGAGCTACTCCACGCGGATCTGGCCGTCCTCGACGCCGTCTACTCCCCGATCGAGACGCGACTGCTCAGGGAGGCCGCGGCCGCGGGCGCGACCACCCTCGACGGCGCGTGGATGCTCCTGTTCCAGGGGGTCGTGGCCTTCGAACACTGGACCGGCCGGGACGCCCCGGTCGACGCGATGAACGCCGCGCTCCGGTCAGGGCTCCGGTAG
- a CDS encoding HVO_2922 family protein, with protein MPREARFELYRDRADEWRWRLVVANGNIIADSGEGYASKQGAKRGIESVKASAPDADVVAKDGS; from the coding sequence ATGCCGAGAGAAGCCAGATTCGAACTGTATCGGGACCGGGCCGACGAGTGGCGCTGGCGGCTCGTGGTGGCCAACGGCAACATCATCGCCGACAGCGGCGAGGGCTACGCGTCGAAACAGGGCGCGAAACGGGGCATCGAGAGCGTGAAGGCGAGCGCACCCGACGCGGACGTGGTCGCGAAAGACGGGTCGTGA
- a CDS encoding sodium:calcium antiporter, whose product MRRQSLGALGGAGALTLPWVLVYLSGAAHGLSTLTTVAVSGLSVLGASFLLAWGAETAEKDVPRAFAIAVLAVLAVAPEYAVDALYAWNAGVYAGTERGIEAGNLAVANMTGANRILIGIGWAGVALFTVFRRGSAEDPSVNDRSGLLADSVSLDRDIGLEIVFLFLATLWAFLVPFNGGIDVLDMAILVGLYVAYIAIVLKGDVESEEAHVGVPAYLQTFPKPYRAATVLSLFAYSGIMIFTAVEPFAHGLEQLGQNVGVPSFFMIQWIAPLASESPELIVVIYLVNKARSTAGFNALISSKLNQWTLLIGTLVLVYSLALGQYGALPFDQKQSGEIWLTAAQSFFAISLLINFEISAREAVVLLVLFLTQVLSEFMLIRGILELPISDYQLLLVFTGIYLVLGFGLFVVRRKALAGILRDSAGTVKEAFRTSDEQPRGAD is encoded by the coding sequence ATGAGGCGACAGTCCCTCGGCGCGCTCGGCGGCGCGGGCGCGCTGACACTGCCGTGGGTCCTCGTCTACCTGTCGGGTGCGGCACACGGGCTCTCGACGCTCACGACGGTTGCCGTGAGCGGCCTGTCGGTGCTCGGCGCGTCGTTCCTGCTGGCGTGGGGTGCCGAGACGGCCGAGAAAGACGTCCCGCGGGCTTTCGCCATCGCCGTGCTCGCGGTACTCGCGGTCGCCCCGGAGTACGCGGTCGACGCCCTGTACGCGTGGAACGCTGGCGTGTACGCGGGGACGGAACGCGGGATCGAAGCGGGCAACCTCGCCGTCGCCAACATGACCGGCGCGAACCGCATCCTCATCGGCATCGGCTGGGCCGGGGTCGCCCTCTTTACCGTCTTCCGGCGCGGATCCGCGGAGGATCCGTCGGTGAACGATCGGAGCGGTCTCCTCGCCGACTCCGTCTCGCTCGACCGCGACATCGGGCTCGAAATCGTCTTCCTCTTTCTCGCCACGCTCTGGGCTTTCCTCGTCCCCTTCAACGGGGGAATCGACGTTCTCGATATGGCCATCCTCGTCGGGCTCTACGTGGCGTACATCGCCATCGTCCTGAAAGGTGACGTCGAGTCCGAGGAGGCCCACGTCGGCGTGCCTGCCTATCTCCAGACGTTCCCGAAGCCCTACCGCGCGGCGACGGTCCTCAGTCTGTTCGCGTACTCCGGGATCATGATCTTCACCGCCGTCGAGCCCTTCGCCCACGGGCTCGAACAGTTGGGCCAGAACGTCGGCGTTCCCTCCTTTTTCATGATCCAGTGGATCGCGCCGCTGGCCTCCGAGTCGCCGGAACTCATCGTCGTGATCTACCTCGTGAACAAGGCACGATCGACGGCGGGATTCAACGCGCTCATCTCCTCGAAGCTCAATCAGTGGACGCTCCTGATCGGGACGCTCGTCCTCGTCTACTCCCTCGCGCTGGGGCAGTACGGGGCGCTCCCCTTCGACCAGAAGCAGTCGGGAGAAATCTGGCTGACCGCCGCTCAGTCCTTTTTCGCCATCTCGCTGCTGATCAACTTCGAGATATCGGCCCGTGAGGCCGTGGTGCTGTTGGTCCTCTTTCTCACGCAGGTGCTCTCCGAGTTCATGCTCATCCGCGGTATCCTCGAGCTCCCGATCTCGGATTACCAGCTTCTGTTGGTGTTCACCGGCATCTACCTGGTCCTCGGCTTCGGCCTGTTCGTGGTCCGCCGGAAGGCGCTGGCCGGTATCCTCCGGGACTCCGCCGGAACGGTGAAGGAAGCGTTTCGAACCAGCGACGAGCAACCACGGGGGGCCGACTGA
- a CDS encoding universal stress protein codes for MFDELLIATDGSDCARTATKYGLELAATYDADVEVVTVAGDADAARAVLDDAAGMAAEAGIAVETERLSGKPAEAIAERAGEHDADLVVVGRHGRSGVRARLLGTVTERVLRRSPAPVLTVPEGPVERDTGRAYENVLVTTDGSDLAVRAGPYGADLARRFDATLHVLNVVDIQAEAGVFDAGGVGSEYIERLTTRGHQAVDELVAAVDTADLDVRRAVVRGTAHDTVGGYADEHGVDVVVMSSEGQSNLAGQQLGTVAGRVLRTVDEPVLVVTED; via the coding sequence ATGTTCGACGAACTCCTGATCGCGACCGACGGCAGCGACTGTGCGCGCACGGCGACGAAGTACGGGCTGGAACTTGCGGCGACCTACGACGCCGACGTCGAGGTCGTCACGGTTGCTGGCGACGCCGACGCGGCGCGGGCAGTGCTCGACGACGCCGCCGGAATGGCCGCCGAGGCCGGTATCGCCGTCGAGACGGAACGGCTGTCCGGAAAGCCGGCCGAAGCCATCGCGGAGCGGGCCGGCGAACACGACGCGGACTTGGTCGTCGTAGGACGCCACGGGCGGTCCGGGGTCCGGGCACGACTCCTCGGCACCGTGACCGAGCGGGTCCTGCGTCGGAGTCCGGCACCCGTGCTGACGGTCCCCGAAGGCCCCGTCGAGCGCGACACCGGGCGGGCCTACGAGAACGTCCTCGTGACCACCGACGGGAGCGACCTCGCCGTACGGGCGGGTCCCTACGGCGCCGACCTGGCCCGCCGCTTCGACGCGACGCTCCACGTTCTCAACGTCGTCGACATCCAGGCCGAAGCGGGCGTCTTCGACGCGGGCGGCGTGGGTAGCGAGTACATCGAACGCCTGACGACCCGGGGGCACCAGGCGGTCGACGAACTAGTGGCGGCCGTCGACACCGCGGACCTCGACGTGCGCCGTGCCGTGGTCCGGGGGACCGCCCACGACACCGTCGGCGGGTACGCCGATGAGCACGGCGTCGACGTGGTCGTCATGTCCTCCGAGGGGCAGTCCAACCTCGCCGGCCAGCAACTGGGGACGGTGGCGGGGCGTGTCCTCCGGACCGTCGACGAACCGGTGCTGGTCGTGACCGAGGACTGA
- a CDS encoding D-aminoacyl-tRNA deacylase — protein MIAIVVSRADSASEHVGEALLDLADWTDHRDERRPDGEGGGTYYRTDGFELRTVDDLHIHLDRPDAAFEDPDLLVVVSRHSGETGPLLTAHFTGNFGDAEYGGEAGQFARACPNAAAEAVAALDRHAPEGYEVGTECTHHGPTNVGVPSMFVELGSDEAQWTDPAGARAVARAVLDLRGVDADREKQIAGFGGGHYAPRFGRIVRETAWAVGHVAADWGLDAMGNPAANRDVLRRAVEASGTDTVLVEGGRSGLADVLADLGYRVVTETWLRETSAHPLPLVEAVEDRLDAVSEGLRFGAVVPPAEDDPAQAVVVVDLPTALVGAAHGVDADAARAAVADAAVAFETTEGGTRPQGRVALSAADPPGAADAMTDALSSVLEDAYDEVVRADGEVVARTAAFDPAAARDLGVPEGPAFGRLADGQAVEIDGERIDPAAVRTERVERFPVVTPTKK, from the coding sequence GTGATCGCCATCGTCGTCAGTCGCGCCGACAGCGCCTCCGAACACGTCGGCGAAGCGTTGCTCGACCTCGCCGACTGGACCGACCACCGCGACGAGCGTCGTCCGGACGGCGAGGGCGGCGGCACCTACTACCGGACCGACGGCTTCGAACTCCGCACCGTCGACGACCTGCATATCCATCTGGATCGCCCGGACGCCGCCTTTGAGGATCCCGACTTGCTGGTCGTCGTCTCCCGCCACTCCGGGGAGACGGGACCGCTCCTCACGGCCCACTTCACGGGGAACTTCGGCGACGCGGAGTACGGGGGCGAGGCGGGGCAGTTCGCCCGCGCCTGTCCGAACGCCGCGGCGGAAGCGGTCGCGGCGCTCGATCGACACGCCCCCGAGGGCTACGAGGTCGGCACCGAGTGTACCCACCACGGCCCGACGAACGTGGGCGTCCCCTCGATGTTCGTGGAACTCGGGAGCGACGAGGCCCAGTGGACCGATCCTGCGGGCGCCCGGGCCGTCGCCCGGGCGGTCCTCGACCTGCGTGGCGTCGACGCGGATCGGGAGAAACAGATCGCCGGCTTCGGCGGCGGCCACTACGCACCGCGGTTCGGCCGGATCGTCCGCGAGACGGCGTGGGCGGTAGGGCACGTCGCCGCGGACTGGGGACTGGACGCGATGGGCAACCCCGCCGCGAACCGCGACGTCCTCCGACGAGCGGTCGAGGCGAGCGGCACCGACACCGTCCTCGTCGAGGGTGGGCGGTCGGGGCTGGCAGACGTCCTCGCGGACCTCGGCTACCGGGTCGTGACGGAGACGTGGCTCCGGGAGACGAGCGCCCATCCACTACCGCTCGTCGAGGCGGTCGAGGACCGACTGGACGCCGTGAGCGAGGGACTTCGGTTCGGCGCGGTGGTGCCACCCGCCGAGGACGACCCCGCGCAGGCCGTCGTCGTCGTCGACCTGCCGACCGCCCTCGTCGGCGCGGCCCACGGCGTCGACGCCGACGCGGCGCGGGCCGCCGTCGCCGACGCCGCCGTCGCCTTCGAGACGACGGAGGGCGGTACGCGACCGCAGGGTCGAGTTGCGCTGTCCGCCGCCGACCCGCCAGGTGCCGCCGACGCCATGACCGACGCCCTGTCGAGCGTCCTCGAGGACGCCTACGACGAGGTGGTCCGGGCGGACGGCGAGGTGGTCGCCCGGACGGCGGCGTTCGATCCGGCGGCCGCCAGGGACCTCGGGGTGCCGGAAGGCCCGGCGTTCGGCCGCCTCGCCGACGGACAGGCCGTCGAGATCGACGGCGAGCGGATCGATCCCGCGGCGGTCCGGACCGAACGGGTCGAACGGTTCCCTGTCGTCACGCCGACAAAAAAGTAA
- the ftsZ gene encoding cell division protein FtsZ yields MDSIVEDAIEEAEEPGDGAAADVSADREPATDTSADTDAENRTGKMTDEELEDVLKDLQTDITVVGCGGAGGNTVNRMAKEGIKGANLVAANTDVQHLVDVEADTKILMGEEKTGGRGAGSLPQVGEEAAIESQEDIYGAIEGSDMVFVTAGLGGGTGTGSAPVVAEAARESGALTIAIVTTPFTAEGEVRRTNAEAGLERLRDVADTVIVVPNDRLLDSVGKLPVRQAFKVSDEVLMRSVKGITELITKPGLVNLDFADVKTVMEKGGVAMIGLGESDSEQKAQDSVRSALRSPLLDVDISGANSALVNVTGGTDMAIEEAEGVVEEIYDRIDPDARIIWGTSIDEELDGTMRTMIVVTGVESPQIYGREGETPAPEPAASDIDYVE; encoded by the coding sequence ATGGACTCCATCGTGGAGGATGCAATCGAGGAAGCCGAGGAGCCGGGGGATGGGGCCGCGGCCGACGTCAGTGCCGACCGGGAGCCCGCGACCGACACGTCCGCCGACACCGACGCGGAGAACCGCACCGGGAAGATGACCGACGAGGAACTCGAGGACGTCCTGAAGGACCTCCAGACGGACATCACCGTCGTCGGCTGTGGGGGCGCCGGCGGCAACACGGTCAACCGGATGGCCAAGGAGGGAATCAAGGGTGCCAACCTCGTCGCCGCCAACACCGACGTCCAACATCTGGTCGACGTGGAAGCCGACACCAAGATCCTGATGGGCGAGGAGAAAACCGGCGGCCGCGGCGCCGGTTCCCTCCCGCAGGTCGGCGAGGAAGCCGCCATCGAGAGCCAGGAGGACATCTACGGCGCCATCGAGGGCTCCGACATGGTGTTCGTCACTGCGGGGCTGGGCGGCGGCACGGGCACCGGATCGGCGCCGGTCGTCGCCGAGGCGGCCCGCGAGTCCGGGGCGCTCACTATCGCCATCGTCACGACCCCCTTCACCGCGGAGGGGGAGGTCCGGCGCACGAACGCCGAAGCGGGGCTCGAACGCCTCCGTGACGTGGCCGACACCGTCATCGTCGTCCCCAACGACCGGCTGCTGGACTCGGTGGGGAAACTCCCCGTCCGGCAGGCGTTCAAGGTCTCCGACGAGGTGCTGATGCGGTCGGTGAAAGGCATCACCGAACTCATCACCAAACCCGGGCTCGTCAACTTGGACTTCGCCGACGTGAAGACTGTCATGGAGAAAGGCGGCGTCGCCATGATCGGCCTCGGCGAGAGCGACTCCGAGCAGAAAGCGCAGGACTCGGTGCGGTCGGCCCTGCGGTCGCCCCTGCTCGACGTGGACATCTCCGGCGCCAACTCGGCGCTCGTCAACGTCACCGGTGGCACCGACATGGCCATCGAGGAGGCCGAGGGCGTCGTCGAGGAGATCTACGACCGGATCGACCCCGACGCCCGCATCATCTGGGGTACCTCCATCGACGAGGAACTCGACGGCACGATGCGGACGATGATCGTCGTCACGGGCGTCGAGTCGCCGCAGATCTACGGCCGCGAGGGCGAGACGCCGGCGCCCGAACCCGCCGCCAGCGACATCGACTACGTCGAGTAG
- a CDS encoding protein translocase SEC61 complex subunit gamma → MDVKYDLASYVRVLKMASTPSWNEFSQIAKVAGAGIFLIGLLGFVIFAIMTFIPGGV, encoded by the coding sequence ATGGACGTCAAGTACGACCTCGCAAGCTACGTCCGCGTGCTCAAGATGGCGAGCACGCCGTCGTGGAACGAGTTCTCGCAGATCGCCAAGGTCGCGGGGGCGGGCATCTTTCTCATCGGCCTCCTGGGCTTCGTCATCTTCGCCATCATGACCTTCATCCCCGGAGGGGTATAG
- a CDS encoding transcription elongation factor Spt5, translated as MGIFAVKTTASQERTVADMIASREEDEVHAVLAPDSLTSYVMVEADNSAVLERVMDEIPHARSIVPGKSSLTEVEHFLSPTPDVEGIAESDIVELIAGPFKGEKARVQRIDEGKDQVTVELYEATVPIPVTVRGDQIRVLDSDER; from the coding sequence ATGGGTATCTTCGCCGTCAAGACCACCGCGAGTCAAGAGCGAACCGTCGCCGACATGATCGCCAGCCGCGAGGAGGACGAAGTCCACGCCGTCCTCGCACCCGACTCCCTGACGAGTTACGTCATGGTCGAGGCGGACAACAGCGCCGTCCTCGAACGCGTGATGGACGAGATTCCCCACGCCCGCTCCATCGTCCCCGGGAAGTCCTCGCTCACCGAGGTGGAGCATTTCCTCTCGCCCACGCCGGACGTGGAGGGCATCGCCGAGAGCGACATCGTCGAACTCATCGCCGGGCCGTTCAAGGGCGAGAAGGCCCGGGTCCAGCGGATCGACGAGGGCAAGGATCAGGTGACGGTCGAACTGTACGAGGCGACGGTCCCGATTCCCGTGACGGTCCGTGGCGACCAGATCCGCGTCCTCGATTCGGACGAACGGTAG
- a CDS encoding PHP-associated domain-containing protein yields the protein MHVKVLDERVVRRAKACGLDALVYAPHFTRLPAIRERAARFSDDELLVVPAREVFTGPWHDRRHLLAIGLDSPVPDFVTFEGALAAFDRQNAAVLVPHPEMLNVSCTRDDVAAHPEAFDAVETYNAKCLPHQNRRCRAVARETGRPGFGSSYAHLPGTVGEAWTTFERSVDSTADLVDALRTGTPRRVAHRDGVGHRLRGLAEFAHLGYENTWGKVDRIFLSGTEPTHPSHIAYDGRFDDVTVY from the coding sequence ATGCACGTGAAGGTCCTCGACGAGCGCGTCGTCCGACGGGCGAAGGCGTGCGGCCTGGACGCCCTCGTCTACGCCCCCCACTTCACGCGGCTCCCGGCCATCCGCGAGCGGGCCGCCCGCTTTTCCGACGACGAGTTGCTCGTCGTGCCCGCACGCGAGGTGTTCACCGGGCCGTGGCACGACCGGCGACACCTCCTCGCGATCGGTCTCGACTCGCCCGTCCCCGACTTCGTCACCTTCGAGGGCGCCCTGGCCGCGTTCGACCGGCAGAACGCCGCCGTCCTCGTCCCCCACCCCGAGATGCTGAACGTCAGTTGCACCCGTGACGACGTTGCCGCCCATCCCGAGGCGTTCGACGCCGTCGAGACGTACAACGCGAAGTGTCTCCCCCACCAGAACCGCCGCTGTCGAGCGGTCGCCCGCGAGACCGGACGGCCCGGATTCGGGTCGTCGTACGCTCACCTCCCGGGGACGGTCGGCGAGGCGTGGACGACGTTCGAACGGTCGGTCGACTCGACGGCCGACCTCGTCGACGCCCTGCGGACGGGAACGCCACGGCGCGTCGCTCACCGGGACGGCGTCGGCCACCGTCTGCGGGGGCTCGCGGAGTTCGCCCACCTCGGCTACGAGAACACGTGGGGGAAGGTCGATCGCATCTTCCTTTCGGGCACCGAACCCACCCATCCGAGCCACATCGCCTACGACGGACGGTTCGACGACGTGACGGTCTACTAG
- a CDS encoding metal-dependent hydrolase: protein MNKKGHVLNAALLSVGLGVVLSAPTELTADTALATAESIAKLSVPVVLGALFPDVDTAFGKHRKTLHNLFVLAIFVGFPVVFDNLQFVWIGIATHYLLDVVGSRRGIALFYPLTRQEWGLPAGVTTSSKYADLVTVIVTGLELAVLAGVHFYVIPLGNTASVLNVFLG, encoded by the coding sequence GTGAACAAGAAAGGACACGTGCTCAACGCCGCACTGTTGAGCGTCGGCCTGGGCGTCGTGCTCTCGGCACCGACCGAACTCACGGCCGACACCGCACTCGCCACCGCCGAATCGATCGCCAAACTCTCCGTTCCCGTCGTCCTCGGGGCACTCTTTCCCGACGTCGACACCGCCTTCGGCAAACACCGCAAGACGCTGCACAACCTGTTCGTGCTCGCGATCTTCGTCGGCTTCCCCGTCGTCTTCGACAACCTCCAGTTCGTCTGGATCGGCATCGCGACTCATTACCTCCTCGACGTGGTGGGCAGTCGCCGGGGGATCGCCCTCTTCTACCCGCTGACGCGCCAGGAGTGGGGACTGCCCGCCGGTGTGACCACCAGCAGCAAGTACGCGGACTTGGTGACGGTGATCGTCACGGGCCTCGAACTCGCCGTTCTCGCTGGGGTTCACTTCTACGTGATTCCGCTGGGGAACACGGCCAGCGTCCTGAACGTCTTCCTCGGGTGA
- a CDS encoding pyridoxal phosphate-dependent aminotransferase: MDYETPLFFHVMQYASAADRDVIDLVSGGPDWEPPTALREGLRAYADVDPAEFQYPPSDGLRALRGEIAARRGVDVDRVIVTNGAGEANYLAMAGALDRDAGSEILLTDPVYPYYPGKAKMLGADVTLVPVADDGGLDVAAMREAASDQTAAILINSPNNPTGAVYGADTVAAMADLAADHDAVLISDEVYDHYDFSGRFESALGVDGDHVVVTNSYSKSMAVTGLRVGYGVFPPHLADTARTRHMLVNVTGARPSQAAVLRALRETGPEYYEASRNLLSERIDAFTDALDEAGAEYLAPEGAFYVFARFEGFPGTLENVERLVDEAGVACMPGDTFGTYDDWVRFALVTPRAEEAARRLADYDF; the protein is encoded by the coding sequence ATGGACTACGAGACGCCGCTTTTCTTTCACGTCATGCAGTACGCGTCCGCAGCCGACCGGGACGTGATCGATCTGGTGAGCGGGGGCCCCGACTGGGAGCCGCCGACGGCGCTTCGCGAGGGACTGCGGGCGTACGCCGACGTCGACCCCGCGGAGTTTCAGTATCCGCCGAGCGACGGCCTGCGCGCCCTCCGCGGGGAGATCGCCGCGCGCCGGGGTGTCGACGTCGACCGTGTGATCGTCACGAACGGCGCTGGCGAGGCGAACTACCTCGCGATGGCGGGCGCACTCGACCGCGACGCGGGATCGGAGATCCTGCTGACCGACCCTGTCTACCCGTACTACCCCGGCAAGGCGAAGATGCTCGGTGCCGACGTGACGCTCGTTCCCGTCGCCGACGACGGCGGCCTCGACGTGGCCGCCATGCGCGAGGCGGCGAGCGACCAGACGGCGGCCATCCTGATCAACTCGCCGAACAACCCGACCGGCGCGGTGTACGGGGCCGACACCGTCGCGGCGATGGCCGACCTCGCGGCCGACCACGACGCCGTCCTCATCTCCGACGAGGTGTACGACCACTACGACTTCTCCGGGCGCTTCGAGAGCGCACTGGGTGTCGACGGCGACCACGTGGTCGTCACCAACTCCTACTCGAAGTCGATGGCCGTGACCGGTCTCCGCGTGGGGTACGGGGTCTTTCCCCCCCACCTCGCCGATACCGCCCGCACGCGACACATGCTGGTGAACGTGACGGGCGCCCGCCCGTCACAGGCGGCGGTCCTCCGGGCCCTCCGGGAGACCGGCCCCGAGTATTACGAGGCGTCGCGCAACCTCCTGTCCGAGCGCATCGACGCCTTCACCGACGCCCTCGACGAGGCGGGCGCGGAGTATCTCGCCCCGGAGGGCGCCTTCTACGTCTTCGCCCGCTTCGAGGGGTTCCCCGGGACCCTGGAGAACGTCGAGCGTCTGGTCGACGAGGCCGGCGTCGCCTGCATGCCCGGGGACACGTTCGGCACGTACGACGATTGGGTCCGGTTCGCGCTCGTCACGCCGCGGGCCGAGGAGGCCGCCCGACGACTGGCTGACTACGACTTCTAA